The Streptomyces sp. RKND-216 genomic sequence ACGAGGCGCGCAGTCCCTCGACGAAGCCGTCCGCCTCCACCTGGTCGCCGTAGGCGTACAGCGAGCCGCCGTCGGCGTAGTTGGCGAACTGGTCGGAGGTGACGTAGAAGACGTCCGGCGGCTCGCCGCCCGCGAGGGCCTGCCCGAGCTGCTGGTTGAGGTCCTGCGCCACCTGGACCCTGACCTGGTGGCCGGTCTTCTTCTCCCAGCGGGCGACGGCCTTCTTGAGGGAGTCGGCCTCGGCGTCGGTGGAGGCGGCGATCATCATCGCCAGCTTCTGCCGGGCCGAGTCGTCCTGCGCGGTCTTCTCGCTGCTGCCGAACTGCGATCCGCAGCCGGAGAGGACGAGCGCGGCGCCGGTGAGCAGTGCGGCGGTGCGTATCGGGGGTCGCATGGGTCTTCCTCCGTCACAGGGGGGTGGGCGGTTCAGGCGGTGGGAGGCGCCGGTGAGCTGTCGCGCACGACCAGTTCGGGCGCGACCAGCGCGTGCCGGTCGGGGGCGTCGGGTTCGCCGATGCGCTGCAGCAGGAGCCGTACGCACTCGCGGCCGAGGAACTCCAGCGGCTGCCGCAGGGTGGTCAGGGAGGGCCGCAGCAGCGGGGCGAAAGGGGCGTCGTCGAAGCCGACGACGGCCAGCCGAGCGGGCGGTTCGCCGCGTGCGTCGAGCGCGCGGTAGCAGCCCATGGCCAGAGAGTCGCTGGCGGCTACGACGGCCGTGGCCGGGGTGTCGTCCAGCAGCCGGTGCGCCGCGTCGGCCGCGGCCTCGATCGAACCGTCCGCCCGGGCGCGCAGGCCCTCCGACGGCAGTCCGTGCCGCTCCAGGGCCTCGCGCCAGCCCCGCGCGCGGTCGTCGCCGACACCCGAGCCCTCGGGCCAGCCGAGGAACGCGATGTGCCGGTGCCCCCGCGCGACGAGATGGTCGACGGCCGCGGTCGTGCCGTGCGCACCGTCCACGTCCACCCAGTCCCCGGCGTCCCGGGTGCCCCAGGCGCGGCCGAACGCGACGAACGGGATTCCGCGTTCGTGCAGCCAGCTCTGCCGCCGGTCGCCGACCACGGTGTTGGTCAGCACGAAGGCGTCGACCGAGTCCTCGCGGAGCAGTTCGGCGTAGGTGCCGGTCTCCTCCTCGCCGCCGGGCGAGGGGAAGAGCAGCACCCGGTAGCCGGCGTCGTCGAGGCTTTCGGTGAGGGCGTGCAGGAAGCGGTCCAGCACCGGAGTCGGCACGGCGGCGGCCACCGGCCGCACGGCGTACCCGATGAGCCTGCTCGACCGGGTGCGCAGCGAACGCGCCGCCCGGTGCGGGCGGTAACCCAGCTCACGGATGGTGGCGTTGACGCGCGCCAGGGTCTCCGGGCGCAGCAGCTCGGGGGTGTTGATCGCATTGGAGACGGTCTGCCGGCTGACGCCCGCCCGTGCCGCGACGGTGGCCATCGTGACGGGTCCCCCGTCGCCCTTCACGTCGTCCCTCGGCATGCCCGGCCTCCTCGGTGGTCTGAATTGGATCGATCAAACCTCTTCCCCCATGCGTGGACGGGGAAATATCGTCAGGGCGGTTTGATCGATCCAATGAGCGAAGAGATTGGCCGCCGATGGACACCACTGTCAAGAGTCAGGCGCCCACGGGTTCCGGCGCCGCGACAGGACTGCAGCCCTTCCTGCACGACGCCTGCGTGGTGCTGGCCGCGCCCGCCGTGGCGCTCTCCCGGCCCGCCGGCGCCATGCGCTCCGGCGCGGACGGCTTCTTCCGCGGCGACCGCCGCTTCCTCTCCCGCCTGGTCGCCGACGTCGAAGGCGTGCCCCTGGCCCCCGTGCGCACCGGACACTCCGACGCCTCCACGGCCGCCTTCCGCACCGTGCTGCGCGGGGTCGGCGAGCAGACCGCCGACCCCGCCGTGACGCTTCGCCACACCCGCACCGTCCACCCCGAAGGACTCCGTGAGTCCTTCGAGTTCCACAACGCCGGTCCCCTCGACGTCACCGTGCCTCTGGCCCTCTCCCTCGACGCCGACTTCGCCGCCATGGACGACGTGAAGGCCGGCCGTCGGGCCGCGCCCCCCGGCGTGCGCCGCGCCGACGGCGCACTGCGCTGGCACTGGCAGGAGTGGGAGTCCCGCCTCACCTCCACCCCCGCCCCCGACTCCGTCGACGACGAGGGCGGCACCGCCGTCCGCGCGCACTACCGGCTGACGCTGCCGCCAGGCGGCCGTGCCCGCGTGGACCTCGACTGCGCGGCCGTCGACCGCGACGGCTTCCCGTTCGCCCCGGCCCCCACGCGCCGGGTGCCGTGGAGCCGGCCGCGGCTGCGCGTTCCGGACCACCGCTTCCCCCGCCTCCTCGACCGCTCCCTCGACGACCTCGCCGGCCTCCTGCTCACCGACCCCGAACACCCGCAGGACACCTTCCTCGCCGCCGGAGCGCCCTGGTTCCTCACCCTCTTCGGCCGCGACGCCCTGTGGGCCGCCCGCATGCTGCTGCCGCTCGGCACCGACCTGGCGGCCGGCACGCTCCGCACCCTCGCCCGCCGCCAGGGCACCCGCGACATCCCGGCCACCGAGGAGCAGCCCGGCAAGATCCTGCACGAAGTCCGCCGCACGTCGCAGCTGCTGGACGAGGGCACCACCCTCCCCCCGCTCTACTACGGCACGGTCGACGCCGGCCCCCTCTGGGTCGCCCTGCTGCACGACGCGTGGCGCTGGGGCCTCGCCGAGACCGAAGTGGAAGCCCTCCTCCCGCACGCCGAACGCGTCCTGGCCTGGATGGCCGAACACGGCGACGCCGACGGCGACGGCCTACTGGAATACGTCGACAGCACCGGCAAAGGCCTGGCCAACCAGGGCTGGAAGGACTCCGGCGACTCGATGCGCTGGCGCAGCGGCCGCCTGGCCGTCGCGCCGGTCGCCCTGAGCGAGGTCCAGGCCTACGCGCACGAGGCCGCGGTGGGCGGCGCGGCACTGCTGCGGGCGTTCGGACGGCCGGAGGCGGACCGCTGGGAGGCGTGGGCGGCCCGGCTCCGTGACCGCTTCCGCGACCGCTTCTGGCTCGACGACGCGCGCGGCCCCTACTGCGCGGCAGCGCTCGACGGGCAGAAGCGCCCCCTCGACACGGACACCTCCAGCCACGGGCACCTGCTGGGCACCGGGCTGCTCACGGAGGAGGAGAGCGGGCTGCTCGCCCGCCGCCTCGCCTCCCCCGAACTGGACTGCGGCTTCGGGCTGCGCACCCTGGAGACCGGCGCCACCGGCTTCAACCCGCTCGGCTACCACATCGGCAGCGTCTGGCCCCACGACACGGCCATCGCCGTGCACGGCCTCGCGCGGGCCGGGTTCCCGGACGAGGCCGACTCCCTGGTACGCGGCCTGCTCGCGGCGTCCGAGACGTTCGACGCCCGCCTGCCGGAACTGTTCGCCGGGCACGGCAGCGGCGTGGACACGGGGCCCGCCCCGTACCCGGCGGCCTGCCGGCCCCAGGCGTGGGCGGCCGCGTCCTCAGTCCACATGCTGCGGGCGCTGCTCGGGCTGGAGGCCGACGTCCCGGGCGGCACGCTCCGGGTGGCGGACTCCGTCGCGGAGTGCTGGCGTCCGCTGCGGGCCGAGGAGCTGTCCGTGGCGGGCCACGCGTTGTCGGTGGCTGTCGACGTGGGGGGTGAGGTGCGGGCCACGACGGCGGCCCCGGTTTCCGCCGCTTCTCGGCGGGGGTGACGGGGTGGGGGGTGTTGGGGCTCGGTGTGGGCGCGGGGCGGTGGCTGGTGTGTGGGGTGCGGGTCGGGGGCGTGGGCTGCGGTCCGGGCCGATGACCCGGAAACCCATGATTTACGGGCCGCGTTCTCGGCGAACAGAGGGCACGACTCGTACTTCGCGGCCCACACATCACGGGCAAGTGTTTCCGGGCGCATCGGCCCTGCCCTCCGCCCACGCCCCCTCACGTCCCACGCCGCCGCCCCCGGCCCACCCCCGTGCCCCTGGGGGACGGGTAGGTCGCAAGGGGCACCCGGCGCAGGACCGTACCCTCCCGCAGGGCGACCCGAGGCAGGAAGGTGGGCTCTCAGCCAGTCGTCGTGGTGAGGCGGCGCAGGGTGGCGTGGGCAGGCGGGCCCCAGGACGGTTTGCCGCCAGGACGGCCGTGGACTCCTGCGTCGCCGATCAGGATGCATACCAGAGCCCGCAGCACCGCCCAGCCGCGGGCGCGCCGCAGGGTCGCCGCGTCCGGGGTCGGCCGGTAGGCACCGTAGAACCGGTCGACGGCGCCGTCCGGCAGCAGCGCCCACGGAGCAGCGAGGTCGCAGGCGGGGTCTCCCGCGCAGAGCTCACCGAAGTCGATCACCCCGCAGAAGGTGCCGCCCGCGGTCAGGACGTTGGCCGGATGCAGGTCGCCGTGAATCCACAGCGTGGGCCCGTCCCATGCGGGCGCGGCGGCGGCGTCCTCCCAGATCGCGCGGACGGCGTCCGGCTCGGGGATCAGCCCCAGCCCGTCCGCCATAGCAAGATGCCGGGCGAACCCCTCCGCCAGGTCGGCCAGCGGACCTCCGCGGAGACCGACGGGGGCCCCGGCGGGAGCGGGCTTGTGTAGAGCCGTCAGGAAGGCGGCCAAGGAGTCGGCCGCACCGATTCCGTTCGTGGCGGGCGCACGGTCGGCAGGTTCCCCCGGCACCCAGGTGGTGACGATCCACGGCCGCGGAAACCGCTCGCAGGGTTCCCCCAGCCGCTGCGGAACCGGAGTGGGCAGCGGAAGGTGCGGGGCGAGAGCCGGAAGCCAGGCATGCTCCTTGCGCAGCAGCTCGTCCGCGGACTCCGTCGCCCAGGGCAGACGGACAGCCAGATCGTCCCCCAGCCGCCAC encodes the following:
- a CDS encoding LacI family DNA-binding transcriptional regulator, yielding MPRDDVKGDGGPVTMATVAARAGVSRQTVSNAINTPELLRPETLARVNATIRELGYRPHRAARSLRTRSSRLIGYAVRPVAAAVPTPVLDRFLHALTESLDDAGYRVLLFPSPGGEEETGTYAELLREDSVDAFVLTNTVVGDRRQSWLHERGIPFVAFGRAWGTRDAGDWVDVDGAHGTTAAVDHLVARGHRHIAFLGWPEGSGVGDDRARGWREALERHGLPSEGLRARADGSIEAAADAAHRLLDDTPATAVVAASDSLAMGCYRALDARGEPPARLAVVGFDDAPFAPLLRPSLTTLRQPLEFLGRECVRLLLQRIGEPDAPDRHALVAPELVVRDSSPAPPTA
- a CDS encoding glycogen debranching N-terminal domain-containing protein, which gives rise to MDTTVKSQAPTGSGAATGLQPFLHDACVVLAAPAVALSRPAGAMRSGADGFFRGDRRFLSRLVADVEGVPLAPVRTGHSDASTAAFRTVLRGVGEQTADPAVTLRHTRTVHPEGLRESFEFHNAGPLDVTVPLALSLDADFAAMDDVKAGRRAAPPGVRRADGALRWHWQEWESRLTSTPAPDSVDDEGGTAVRAHYRLTLPPGGRARVDLDCAAVDRDGFPFAPAPTRRVPWSRPRLRVPDHRFPRLLDRSLDDLAGLLLTDPEHPQDTFLAAGAPWFLTLFGRDALWAARMLLPLGTDLAAGTLRTLARRQGTRDIPATEEQPGKILHEVRRTSQLLDEGTTLPPLYYGTVDAGPLWVALLHDAWRWGLAETEVEALLPHAERVLAWMAEHGDADGDGLLEYVDSTGKGLANQGWKDSGDSMRWRSGRLAVAPVALSEVQAYAHEAAVGGAALLRAFGRPEADRWEAWAARLRDRFRDRFWLDDARGPYCAAALDGQKRPLDTDTSSHGHLLGTGLLTEEESGLLARRLASPELDCGFGLRTLETGATGFNPLGYHIGSVWPHDTAIAVHGLARAGFPDEADSLVRGLLAASETFDARLPELFAGHGSGVDTGPAPYPAACRPQAWAAASSVHMLRALLGLEADVPGGTLRVADSVAECWRPLRAEELSVAGHALSVAVDVGGEVRATTAAPVSAASRRG
- a CDS encoding aminoglycoside phosphotransferase family protein, whose protein sequence is MGHGEIDIDAGLIRDLLREQHPDLAGQPVRLGARGWDNQLWRLGDDLAVRLPWATESADELLRKEHAWLPALAPHLPLPTPVPQRLGEPCERFPRPWIVTTWVPGEPADRAPATNGIGAADSLAAFLTALHKPAPAGAPVGLRGGPLADLAEGFARHLAMADGLGLIPEPDAVRAIWEDAAAAPAWDGPTLWIHGDLHPANVLTAGGTFCGVIDFGELCAGDPACDLAAPWALLPDGAVDRFYGAYRPTPDAATLRRARGWAVLRALVCILIGDAGVHGRPGGKPSWGPPAHATLRRLTTTTG